Genomic window (Manduca sexta isolate Smith_Timp_Sample1 chromosome 26, JHU_Msex_v1.0, whole genome shotgun sequence):
CcaattgacttaaacgacatttttttgcgacactaactttcatacgtatttaaaatcagtaCTTTTTTCTATGGTATTTTAAcctggttaaaaaaaaaattgaaaaaaatcaataaccgTCGTCATAATCATTAAAAATGGCTGCACATACAACGTAGACcctaaactatttttataacattacattTAACACAAAATCTCTTTACATGCCGTAGttgaacaacaaaaaaagaattttgaaaatgcaTGAGGaggttttttttgtgtattggaccccgcagtcaactcCGGGAGAACCTGCGAATGGAATACTGGCATTCCCTGGCTTAGAGACTGCACGAGCCTGGGGGAAAgctgggaggggatatctggtgGAAGGAAGTGTAGGGGAAAGACAGGAACCTTTTTGAATGGGCAGAGGAGAGAAGGAGAAGAAATGCTCGCGAGCTCTCATATGCCTAAATGTGTAGTTATAACCAAGAAGTATACACACTGAAACGTGTGCCTAGAGCCGCCGCAAATGTcctcccgtgcatgggcgtgcattcggtgtgaagaccaaGCGCATAAGGTTAAATTGCATCGCTCAAACTTAAAACGGGATTGATGGATGTTTCGACATCTAAATCATGCTTGTCTATTCAACAAGCAAAGGAAACAATACTCCCAACCGCTGACTAGTGaattatatatctaaattatcAATGATTAATTGACCAGCTTTTTTATATTGGTACCTTGAACACTCCTTAAGGATATAGACTAGTTTTCAGTAAACTTACGACAtctaacaaaacaatattaattgttttttattccgGCATTTAGTGGGTGTTTATTTCTATATCGCCTGATTTCATACATTACGATTGGCATTGTGTTGTCGGAAATGATCGTGATTATCCTTGGCAGTTGTCGCTCGCTTTCGCTGTCTGTGTCAGATGTGGTCACACAGTGTCAGAAGCGTGTCAGTGAATATAAACCTGAGTGTTTCATAAATGTGTCCAACTGTGTATAGGAAATATAGGTCCGATGTTCAAAATGACTTCGTATGTTTCATAGAATCTGTTTCCATAGGTCACATATTGTTGTATCACCAAAGATTAAAGTTAtcccaataaaataatacttataattactaggataagaaatattaatagaccaagtaaataatttagaattccattttcgaaataaaactgattttgaattaCATGCACTGATATTTGCGTCACTGAGCGCGCACGGTCACTGTCCAGCCTCTGCACGTGTGTATAAGACTTTATATATTTGTCACGATTCCTCTAAGTATAAGGGTGTGGTTTATtgttaatagatttattttagtattaatttattatcgcATAATTACATCATATTGATTGTTGATTTGATACGAACGTGATAAATAGACtagttaatacaaaaatacaattgttaatgtatttatttaaataaattttaataacacctTGATAGATTGGCGCTATGAAGTAATAAGGACAGGAATGTAAGAATTCTTTACACgctactaaatatataaaataattctatttacatGTAACAATCTGAGTATTGTGTGAAATAATATGACATGTAATACtgtcacatattttattttagtccgccacgctggcctagaacggtctgacttcacataccctcaaaattgttattaagaatttttcaggtatatAGGTTATCTCACGACATTTTCCTTAacagttaaagcaagtgatcatttaaaaaaatacacacaattttaaaaaagtcggAGATTCATGCTCTTGGTTTATGACCCTCTGGACATTAGTCTCGACAGACCGttccaacaaggctatcgctgcttggtatatattatgcaaaaatatactGTAGCAAAATGTTTACGGACTAGCTACCCAATTTCTAATGCAACGTAGGCGCCTAAAGAGTTGTGTAACTTCCGACCGGCAAGGACAAGTTTAGCATGCGTCGCGCACGTTGATGCTATCTCGTGAATTTCACCGGCATCtcttttattcttttatgtGACCGCTCTCTATACTCAAACTGTTCTGGTTACAACTTCCTATGATGCAATGTTTGACGAATAAGTAACTTGATAGTCGCTGTTACCGATCTAGTCGCGAAGGTACCTGGATTTTTGCTGGACTGTTTTGATGCATACTGACCCCAGAACACATGGAACGGACTTGTTGGAACGTAACTGCGTCACACACTTCTAAGTTTTTAAGGTACCATTGCgttctatttaaattattaggtACAATTAAAAAAGGCCTGTATCCATTAGGTCAATattgtaatacagggctggtatcaTTAATCGATATTGGAAAGTAGCATTTCGTAGCAAATATCAATCCAATAGAATCCATCATTAGTTGATCCAAATAAAGCCAACAATTAGAGGCTATGCAAGTTGCATATATTATACGCTGATGATGACGCGCATTCTTTTTTATAAGTACACAGATCTCATGCATTAGAAGCGTGGCACcggctttttttttaaatgtgttcaTAATTAGAAATAGCAATCAACTCTCTACTGGGCGGTCCGCTACACAACAATACTATCATAACAAAGCTAATAACGACTTCCGATTTTTTGAAGCCGACATTTTCCCTTGACACGTAACGTGTCTTCCTCGAACCCGGCTGTAGATGaaagttgattttattaataaaattgctgACAGCGCGGCCTTTCTAATTTTGTCGTGTAGTCTTACGCAACGAGATAAATGTAACAGTACAATTAGATATAAAGAGTAACAATGAACATCAATCGAGTATGTAAATGTCAGAGTTTTCGACAAATCATTTTGTCTTATCGTGGTTTCGAATTAAGGAATCACTAATCGTTGTGGCATCTGTTTTCGCTTAAatcgttataaaatataagtatgatCTTTATATTGTGTTATGGTTCGCATCCCttcatattgtgttttatttcttacttgCTTTTGTTTGCGGCGTCGGTCGTTCTAAAAGTTCACGTATCTTTTGCACCTTTTCGGGTTAAAAGTACTTGGTGGTTATATTAAATGGCATTTAAGGATATTTAAaggttatgtttttaattttctacatacaaactttaatattatgataaacataattaaattactttctatTGCGGCAAACTATGGAACTATTTATtccgaaaataaatattttgttagggCAAAGTGTTCCATTTGTACATAAGTAAGTCGAGTAGAGTCCAGATAGACCACTAAATGATAGAGATGATTACAATTAGTCGACAAAAATATGTCAGCTTTTTGCgggatacttttttttttttatttatttatacatatattataacaccataacagttgaaactaatgcgatgttatacagatttaattttaacaatttatttcaatacatttatgagccatttcagtgaattctgacaggcaATGAATTTTATGCAAGAGAAGTCGCTACCTAAAGCTAATAGAAGACACGGTATTTCGCGGAACCGCCGCGGCCCGATCTGGTCCTGTCAGAGCACACAGCTTCCCACGTGTCACGAAAAATTGTGACATTCTGATTGTAGTTGGACAAATGAGCTGTACGAAACTGGTTCAAGGCCGTGGAGTACAAAGAAAGTCACACCTTTTGTTTGACATGATCTTGAAGTGCTTAATTTTGTTCTGTGTAGTGATGAGTAATTAGAAGTCATCTATATCTTATCTTAAACTTGCTTTTGCTCGTTGCTTCGCCTGCGTAAAGGAGATTTCCGTGctaaaattcccgctatatattttcccgagataggaagtagcctataacctttccagggtcttgaGCTATCTccttacaaaatttcataaaaattcgttccgtagattttgagaaaatcaataacatacagacaggaaaggggactttgttttataatatgtatagatacatacatagtattacGCTTCTGTGGGGTAGGTAGAGGCTTCTTTATTTCCTTTTGTAGTCTCAGCATATCATAGcctcagtgacgtagttgttTTAGgctacaactgcagtgctgagatcttCAGTTCTATCCTCAGGTCTGGCAAAATGATAAtgggtttttttactcagtatcagttcggagtctgaagttcgtgcccgatatggcgataagctcgcccaaAATTATCACGGGTCGGAATATACACAGCGGAAaataggtgcaccagttgcgcctctgcctaccctttcgaggataatATGGCGTGTATATATTTAACTCCACATCTATTCCGTTAACCCATTTCTCATTTTATAGCATGCACGAGAAGTATTAGTGCAACACGAATACATTGTTCGGTAATGGCTGCCTCATTAAACATCGGTATGAAGATGTCATGCTAAGACCTTGCTCTAGTATTGAATCGTGTCAAAATTTCATCTACCATCGAAAGGCTACAAGAATAACATGTCGCTAATGACGCATGCGCATTGAAAAGGTACATTAATAGGACCACTAATTCGCTGGTACTTTTCCAGCCaatcttttattacaaaaacacaactttgctattatatttttgcaataaaatgtatttcatttatacactatgaattatttaaattcatcagCCATCGTTTTGtatgaaatgttaaaaaaaactattattatgaTAGGTAGACAAATTAACCGTAGTTTACTTTGTAGTTTCAATTTCTCTTATTCTGAACTACAAAttaaaaagctataaaaatCGTTCATCGCTTTGTCTACATTGTACGAAACTATATGATATTTCTACAGTAGGAGATAATTGTTAATGAATTGGGTTAAGATGTTGTTTTACGACTAATACGTGCTTCATACTTCAGTGTCAATGTCGTAAAAGATAATGAACAAGCTAAGTCGTTTACAAGCAggtctttaatttttataacttcaGTGGCAAATGACAAAGTTGACTAATTCATTCTCACGCAGCTCAAACTCCTTTTAGCCAAAATGGTCGTCGAAACTTTAAAAGGGTCAAACTGGAATTTGTTTTTAACACAAACATGATAAGAGACTtttcccgccttcacacccaccactacaactcctttaagccaggatcagtagtggcatagattttatgacaccgagcagtgaagctcagcgagtctcagggaaaattAATTTGTCTTACATATATGACAAGAGGAATCGTGTCGAATTCTGAGCTATGATGACTCAGGATGTTTAGGCGAAGCGTTAAGTGCTCCCCACTATTGCTCCTCGACGGGCCCCACACTAAGCTGACCTGCTTTTTATGCGATTGGAAAAAGAAACGACACAACTGCAGATCAGAAGAATCCAGATTCCAGTCCTGGCAGGGTCGCCATGTAAAGCAGTGTTTATACAGTCTTACCTAATTTTGTATCAATCAGCAACTTCTTATTTTCTTTGTAGTAAACTATGAATAACGTTGTGGCCTATACACTTATGTAAATGTTGATACAGCTACAACcgtttgtaaattttgttatgCAGCTATTTGTAATcgcaaaatacataaataattgatgATGTCTTTATCCTCTCTACGACCGCCCTGAGCCTAAGTTCGTACCACACTAGGGGGTGTCCTCAGCGTAGTCGTCTAAAGTAACTGGTTGGAGCACCTAGAGCAGGTGACCGGCGTAGCTGAATAAGCCAACACGCGTCAGAATATCAGCGGTAGTCCAatccaaagaaaaaaaatatggtcaaAGGCTGTAGGGACTCGCTTACAAAGCTACATAAGTTCACCAGTTCGCTTGACACCAGGAAAAGGAATTGCGGAGTTAAATACCCAAATATACCTTTACCAACAATACTTACCACTTAATCATAGTTGCTATACATATTCCTAAATgtgtttagaatattatttcattgaatCTAGAGCATACATGACGTGTCAGTGTTGGGTGTCGCAATGAAGATAATTCAGGGCGATCAGTGGCGCGCGATCCCTCATCGATGCATGACAATCGGTGCTCTATTGAGCAGTCACGCGTAACACTTCGAAAGATCCGGCCTGTTCTAGATTTGATACCATTTGTGTAATATAAATAGTagataattattagtttttttataaataattagctTTTGCGGCGTGAACAGatatttttgggataaaagtagcttgCAGCAgtcgggagtaatgtagctttttataccggaaatataaagcgggacacGTATTCCGGAAAACCtttttacgcgggcggagccgcgagcaaaagctggttatAAATAAGCGCAAAATTCGTGAAAAGAATTTCCCCGATTTAAAATAATCCAAAATAACCCTGCTGTAAAATTCTTACACATTTTGGaaggtacatacatacacacttACGTCTTTTTGGAAGGTTTATGAAGAGAACTGGtagtagcatatattttatatccgctcggatagcgaccaccgtacacaaggtgctaaaacccgccatagtggcccacataagtgtattGCGTTTCGgtttcagcctgtgtatatccgattttaacaggccgacataattgtgtcgactgctgaggggcaACCATcactcgtcaatcgacattctattggaccccactctacttaacatcagccggcataattgtggcgactgccgaggggtaattatcTCACGTCAGTCAACACgttattggatcccactccacttaccataaggtgcagtgggtcacttaaccgtgaacataaaaaaaaatcggcaaTTGGTACTTGTCTTAATCACGTTGCGAAAGATCAAGGACATGGAGATTCGCGTACGCGGTCTGTACGATAATGTCCATTATTGCCAACATTttgcaatagaaaaaaaaaactcttacaAACCAACGGGAAATCCCACAGCAGTTACGTTGCCCTGTTTAGTAACATTACCATAGGAGCGTGACTCGGTTTGAACTCGAAATGTATTCACTATATTATCCGTGATTTGTACTCGTACATGTTTCACACATAGTCACGCTTTtcatctccaaaggggtagacagaggcgtaaccagtgcacccattttccgccgtgtgtattccgttccataatAGCGGACCAGTCTATccccatatcggacacaaattccagaatccaggctgatattaagtagaaaaacctaatatcataaCCCGACCCgtgaatcgaacccgagacctaatcactacagtcgtaccgtaatagaACTAAGCCACTAAGTCACATATATTCAGGCAGTCATAATGTGTTAGTTTATTTAGATTCATTGCAATATCAATGAGCGGctatgattttaatattgtcaTCAATTGAAAACTCTAATTCAATTAGCTAGCCTTATACAATCTATAAACAAAAGTAAGCAATAAAAGCttcgtatttttatagaatttttcaTTAAGGATGCCCACACCCcttaaatacctacttatatacatgattattatttagttgtttttttgtaGTCATGAATGATTCTACGTAATAAAAACTATCAATATTATTCCGAGTATGAAATAGTTAACAAACATATCGTGAGAATCGAAGGAGATGCGACACAATAGTACGGCGCAGTTGAATAAATATGACCTGCCGTTTAACTTATTCACGACGCGTAAACGAAAGCGGCTTACCGCCTAATCTGACTCACTTTGTGAATTAAACAGCGCCTTCCCACGGTATCGAAAGTGATCTCTCGGCCGCACTACTCGCCTTCTATTCCTAATGTTTTGTAATGCactattaaaatgtatgatttAAATGGATAATGTTGAAGtcacaataataattgtgagTGAACCAGCTTTGTAAGCGTGATTTTACGTTATTAAATCTGTATTCGGTTATTGCTGGAGTACTTATGAATGCAactctgtaattattttttattccactgcgtaaatttttatataataataacagccctgcattactgtcccactgctgggcacagaccttctctaccactgagaggaaTGAGgctttagttcaccacgctcAATATTCTTACAGAGATCTTCtaaggtatacaggtttcctttcgatgtttttcttcactgttaaagcgtatcaataaattcacaacaaaatacacacatgattgtaagaaagtcagaggtgtgtgccccttggttttgaacctgcggtcatctTCTCGACAGTCCactccacaaccaactaggctatcgccgcctttttaaatgtttgtatgataAACGATAACATTGTAATGTGTAATCAATCcgcataaattaaacaaatagtttaattaccACAGACACTTCACTAATTAACGTTTTAACGCTGTTTTATCACTTTCTCATGTAGTATCAACATTGATTGTTTATAATTACTGGGGCACTGAGCATCGTGGTGCAATAATATCTCCGGAGTCGTTACTTTGTGATTTAAAGACCCGGTGCCTATTACTGCATAAGGTGCTCCCGCTAGCAAAACGGCGCTCTAACCGTATTTTAGAAACTATctactcgaaatttataaaatgtaaaaaaaatatataaaacatatttctaaaatatgttaacaTTGGTAGTTACAAAATAGTTCATTCCGTACATTTCATCCTAAAgtacaatacaattttaatatgcaaCCAACACTGCTAAATAGACAATTTCATAAAGCAAATTTTggtagctaaaaataaaaaaaaaaaaaaaaaaatatttttcaaccaaattatttataagatattcCCGCCGTATCTCGTGCGCCGAAAATGTATAGAAAGAATGTTCAAGGCCGTTTCCTTATATTACGAGAGTCTTAAATCGAGCGTAACGATTATAATTTCACCCCCGCTCTTCTCTCCGTTGTAGTGCAGTGAAAATAATTTGCATTTGAAAGCAGAAAAACAATAGTTTCCGACACTTGAGACAGTATAATGTAGAGTCCCTTCAGGATGTAGCATacatagtgatttcttatgttaacgcgaatgatAGAAAGTCTGCAAAAGCTGCAAtcatcgaaacgtcgggaaaaaaatataatataaaaatagcgaCTAAcaccgaaaaattgtttaattttaatatctaacattctcgtaaacataagaaatcattatagtgAGACAGATCtaagtattatatgtatttaattattgtatgtataagatgtcattaaaatatatcaaatactgataaaaaatatctgttttttttCCGTTGTCATCCTTTAAGTTTACTTCTGGATGTACTGAGTCTTATTATTAAGCATATCCTTTATACATCGGTGTGTACTGAGCCttataaatacacataattttccAGTTACTATGGACGATAGTGCGCGGCGGCGACGGCTACAGTTGTCCATACGGCCAGAACTGCGCGTTCGAGCCCGCTCCTCCGGGGAGATCGCCGCCCTGCGCCCAGCCTGGCCTCACCTACTGCCTTCATCCTGAACCTTACCCTGAGTAAGTTTACGGTCACTGAAGGTCTGACGAAtgaggagagatgattatcccttgtcAGCCTGTTTCGATTCAGATGTGCCCAGACTGATACCAGAACGCCACATACTTACCTGTACTATGATGAGGTTCACCTTATGTCCAGTGAACACTATCTGGAGGTAGAGATATCAAACCACCATATAAAAAGACAGCTAACATAGAAGCAATTGCGACTAAGAAGTCGTGAGTCTTTTTCGTTTTGTATGTCGGTATAAATCCATGATTCTTGCAATTTATGCATCGCGCCGACGCTGTACTACAATAACTGTAAGATGGACTCTAGTGTAGTTTTTTTAACAGATTGACAGCATCTGGCACAACCTTAACAATCATGGTGACCCACTGACctaatttcaaatcaatctcTCATCTGCCAACCCTAACTTTCGAAGCTTCTGTTTAGTTCTTGACATTGTTCATATTCCAGGAAAGTAATTCGGCAGCTAATCGACGCTGGGCAGTACGACATTAGGACCTTACTCTCAGACGAGAGCCGTGACGACTTCACCACCACCAAGAAGACGGACTATCCCTACGACTACGGGCCCAACTCTCTCCCTCATGTTGATCAGATATCGCTCGTAAACGATGGCGTCTATACAAAAAACTTCAACACCAAGTTCCACACCAGATATAATCAtggtaaatgtatttttatatactcaCGCTTTTTTGCTCGAAGGAACAGCAGAGGCGTAGCTAGTCGACTTTTCGCTATGCTTATTTCGTGACATTATATGGAGGAAAAAGTTTTAAGTCttctatttaaaactttaaaaaatgatttcctTCTTAAAAATTGGCAAAGCGTCTAAAAGTAACAGAAATAacgatgaattaaaaaaaatctgtgtgTTGATAACACAATGCATATAAATAGctaatttgcttttttataattttctgacACTTCATTAAAGCTATTTCATCGCCTAAGTTATCATAACCCGAGTTTCATTACAACACAGGCGATCACCATCACCTATCAGACAATATTCTTGCTCGCTTTAACTCCTGTATAAAAAACGTTACAATAATTTAGGCATATGACGCTAAGAATACAATATAAAGACGTCAATGCACCATACTCAGGATAGAAAACCCGTCTGATTCATTCACGCTAGATACGTATTTTGGAAGTAATTATGAGTCACTTGTGGGCCATAGCTTTTTGCTTAGACCAAATTTATGAAACAACAAATCATTATACGAACAGTATATTAAGGCACACCATACAGCACTTCTTTTGTatactggatttttttttataaataagggcATAGCAATACGACCCtgctgcaactgatggtaagtggagtgggttctaataggatgtcgactgacgagagatgattacccctcggcagtcgacacaattatgccggcctgttagaccggatatacacaggctgatcccgaaacgcgacacacttacgtgggtacCATGGTGGGTTTAACATGTTGTGTtgggtggtcgctatccgggcagatatagaatatatctCACCAGCAAGAAGAATTTGTTCGGATAGTACCACTTAGTCTATTTCCAACGTCGGTCAATGATGTGGTATTGTGTTGCAGGATAAAAACTATGAATGAATAAGGTATTATGAGGCAAAGATTTAATGTGTTAGGATGACAAATACATTGTAATATCTGTCGTTGATTCTTTGTATGTACAAGTTCTTGGTCCTGCtttaattacactaattaattaTCAACTATTGTTAACTCATTTACTGACTAGTGCATCAAGAATTGTACTTAAATAGTTTGATACACTGcttctaatgttatttaattaatattatatctaatttcTAGATACATACTCGCACAAGACACCGCTGCAGCCGCCGTCGCCAGTCGACCCTTCACCCTACAACATCAACGCTTTCCAATCGGCAAATTTCTCCAAGTTTGGCTTCCACGGCTACTCCCCTAACGGGTACTGGAACCCTCGCCAGCAAGACGTGGACTATGAGAAGAAGTTCAGAAACCCTGGACAGGGGACTTATGGACAGGATTTCTTTAACACGCCAAACTTTTACCCGAACTATGAGGCTAATGAATGGTTCAGACAAGCTTCGAGCGGCGTTACCCAGTACAATCCCAATGAGTGGTGgaagtaagtttttatttttgtgatgtTAAGGctgggttttttttttttttgggtatccGACCCCGCAGTCGACACCGGGGGAACGGTATACTGGAATGCCCCGGCTTGGCGGCTGCAGGGCCCTAGAaaaaagttgggaggggatagttGGCAAGATAGTGTGGGGAAAGGACAAGGaactataactatattaaaaaaaaaagttcctCCGTGTATGGATATGCATTCGgagtggagaccgagcgcataAACGGGTTGGTgggttttaattgtttttttaatataaaatgcagaATACCAATccttaatttcatataaaatatataagtacgactgcaatgccgtcgggcaaagtgacattgggTTTTTCCACTCAATATCGctcaggagtctggaatttgtgcccaaaatGCAAAAGGCacgcaccctatcacatcatgtgttCCATACACATACGGCGGAAAAAGGGTACATCTGTTGCGTCTCTGCTTACTCCTCAGGGATATAGGCGTGTGTGTCAATGTCTAGTagctcataaaatataatatttatacgcaATACCTGACTTTGATTAGCAAGTAGGGGCCATCGTTATCATTTTTAACAAGCTACAAGGATGGCTGATCAGTCAAAATTAGGTAAAATGGTTTGCTGCTTCTGAAATGTAAATTTAACGTTGCATCATTTAGAAAGTAAAGAGGAATTGAATCACAGGAGTAAAGTTCATTCAGATGCAAGAATAGAAAACTTTCTAACTCACGACTTTATTTAACAAGAGACACTAATTGTTACTTAGTCGATAATTACAAGTATAATTTGTCAATACCTATTTTTTGAATGCCATGACGCGGTAAAAAACAGTCGAATTACAgctgcatttatttatttattatattataatacagttagtagttgttacaatattttgtacataacaATGATTAGGTaccaaaaaagtttttaaaagtgACATCTGTTTACGGTGTTACAATATCC
Coding sequences:
- the LOC115452370 gene encoding protein spaetzle 5, translated to MAKKMKRLILRTFVMLLWTIVRGGDGYSCPYGQNCAFEPAPPGRSPPCAQPGLTYCLHPEPYPEKVIRQLIDAGQYDIRTLLSDESRDDFTTTKKTDYPYDYGPNSLPHVDQISLVNDGVYTKNFNTKFHTRYNHDTYSHKTPLQPPSPVDPSPYNINAFQSANFSKFGFHGYSPNGYWNPRQQDVDYEKKFRNPGQGTYGQDFFNTPNFYPNYEANEWFRQASSGVTQYNPNEWWKYVSPSRADVTVERSVTFPTRTTTLRKRRKRNAVLQKEAAAKPLTGAEALRIALGMASAETSAERPRRQAAAAEELCRVRTEFITPRAALNNKGNWKYVVNMPDNMTQLVRAEICASTTCSGLCTIPAGYSSRCEQKYIQKRLVALESSGQNLYTDVFWIPSCCQCSITPN